In a single window of the Elaeis guineensis isolate ETL-2024a chromosome 8, EG11, whole genome shotgun sequence genome:
- the LOC105050237 gene encoding uncharacterized protein isoform X2 encodes MGAKENRVERDYRSSDVEKEVRQGKEGESDYEPARDSLSSQGEAQSNEDNKVKRVSRVPKKLVKKESAENRPHASRVGTNRPESKNLQFKMSNNSQRKPQKPNEAASTPKIVNNKKPVNMKIPFRPSSELSEETNGKTTEEVKEIDILDEAPNCDQSVETDEETVDAEENNPDDDRASTYQKISEMEQRIEKLEEELREVAALEISLYSVVPEHGSSAHKVHTPARRLSRLYIHACKHWSQDKRATVAKNTVSGLALIAKSCGNDVPRLTFWLSNTVVLREIISQTFGNMSLLNPTMRSFESNGGAKKTEGKLTPLKWRNNAGNRLAKVFGFMQQIDDWQETSTLTAALEKIESWIFARIVESVWWQTLTPHMQSPVEEMYTAKGYGRLLGPALGDQQQGSFSSNLWKSAFHDAFTRLCPVRAGGHECGCLPVLARMVIEQCVSRLDVAMFNAILRESANEIPTDPVSDPIVDPKVLPIPAGDLSFGSGAQLKNSIGNWSRWLTGLFGIYADDSIKYGQLADEDGDRREGAPESKSFCLLNELSDLLMLPKDMLLERSIRKESLLERQLSDEDLISSFPCTAAPVVYSPPSPADAAEVGDAGGKAKLDQRASMVQGYTSDEDLDDLDSPLTSIMDKTPPVSPILRDVNQKESKHANARYKLLREVWSVCM; translated from the exons ATGGGTGCCAAAGAAAATAGAGTGGAAAGAGATTACCGTTCGAGTGATGTCGAAAAAGAAGTCAGACAGGGAAAGGAAGGAGAATCAGATTATGAGCCTGCAAGAGATTCTCTTTCATCTCAAGGGGAGGCTCAGAGTAATGAAGATAACAAGGTAAAAAGAGTTTCAAGGGTTCCCAAAAAACTTGTGAAAAAAGAATCAGCGGAAAATCGTCCTCATGCATCAAGAGTTGGTACTAATCGTCCAGAATCCAAAAATCTGCAATTTAAAATGTCAAATAATAGTCAAAGGAAACCTCAAAAACCAAATGAAGCCGCTTCAACACCTAAAATTGTCAATAATAAGAAACCAGTGAACATGAAGATCCCTTTCAGACCTTCATCAGAGTTATCTGAAGAAACTAATGGTAAGACCACTGAAGAGGTTAAAGAGATAGATATCTTGGATGAGGCTCCAAATTGTGATCAGAGTGTTGAAACAGATGAAGAAACAGTTGATGCAGAAGAAAATAATCCAGATGATGACAGAGCCAGTAcatatcaaaaaattagtgagatggAACAAAGAATTGAGAAACTCGAGGAGGAGCTCAGAGAAGTAGCTGCTCTTGAGATTTCTCTCTACTCCGTGGTACCGGAACATGGAAGTTCGGCTCATAAAGTCCACACACCTGCCCGGCGTCTTTCAAGGCTATATATTCATGCTTGCAAGCACTGGTCTCAGGACAAGAGGGCCACTGTTGCAAAAAACACAGTGTCAGGCCTTGCATTGATTGCCAAATCATGTGGTAATGATGTTCCAAG GTTGACTTTCTGGTTATCAAACACAGTTGTATTGAGAGAGATAATATCTCAAACATTTGGCAATATGTCCCTCTTAAATCCAACCATGAGATCTTTTGAGTCAAATGGTGGTGCAAAGAAAACTGAAGGGAAATTGACCCCACTAAAATGGAGGAACAATGCTGGAAACAGACTGGCAAAAGTTTTTGGTTTTATGCAGCAGATAGATGACTGGCAAGAGACAAGTACACTTACAGCTGCACTGGAAAAGATCGAATCTTGGATCTTTGCCCGAATTGTGGAATCAGTATGGTGGCAG ACATTGACTCCACACATGCAATCTCCAGTTGAAGAGATGTACACAGCTAAAGGATATGGAAGATTGTTGGGTCCCGCTCTGGGTGATCAACAGCAAGGCAGTTTTTCTAGTAACTTGTGGAAGAGTGCTTTTCATGATGCTTTTACCAGACTCTGTCCGGTTCGTGCTGGGGGGCATGAGTGTGGCTGTTTACCTGTACTGGCAAGAATG GTGATCGAACAATGTGTATCCAGATTAGATGTTGCCATGTTTAATGCCATTCTGCGTGAATCAGCCAATGAAATACCAACAGATCCTGTATCAGACCCAATTGTTGATCCAAAAGTTCTGCCAATTCCAGCTGGGGATTTGAGCTTTGGATCTGGTGCACAACTCAAAAATTCT ATTGGGAATTGGTCCAGATGGTTGACAGGTCTTTTTGGTATATATGCCGATGATTCCATCAAATATGGTCAGCTTGCAGATGAGGATGGTGACAGAAGGGAAGGGGCTCCTGAATCAAAATCTTTTTGCCTACTTAATGAGTTGAGTGACCTTTTAATGCTCCCTAAGGACATGCTTCTTGAAAGGAGCATCAGAAAAGAG AGCTTGTTGGAACGTCAGTTATCTGACGAGGACCTGATCAGCAGCTTCCCATGTACAGCTGCTCCTGTTGTCTATTCACCCCCTTCACCAGCTGATGCTGCAGAGGTGGGTGATGCTGGTGGGAAAGCCAAGTTGGATCAGAGGGCATCAATGGTCCAGGGATACACCAGCGATGAGGATCTGGATGATTTAGATTCCCCCCTCACATCCATCATGGACAAAACTCCTCCCGTGTCCCCAATTCTCAGAGATGTAAACCAGAAAGAAAGTAAACATGCCAATGCAAGGTACAAGCTTCTCAGAGAGGTGTGGTCTGTGTGCATGTGA
- the LOC105050237 gene encoding uncharacterized protein isoform X3: protein MGAKENRVERDYRSSDVEKEVRQGKEGESDYEPARDSLSSQGEAQSNEDNKVKRVSRVPKKLVKKESAENRPHASRVGTNRPESKNLQFKMSNNSQRKPQKPNEAASTPKIVNNKKPVNMKIPFRPSSELSEETNGKTTEEVKEIDILDEAPNCDQSVETDEETVDAEENNPDDDRASTYQKISEMEQRIEKLEEELREVAALEISLYSVVPEHGSSAHKVHTPARRLSRLYIHACKHWSQDKRATVAKNTVSGLALIAKSCGNDVPRLTFWLSNTVVLREIISQTFGNMSLLNPTMRSFESNGGAKKTEGKLTPLKWRNNAGNRLAKVFGFMQQIDDWQETSTLTAALEKIESWIFARIVESVWWQTLTPHMQSPVEEMYTAKGYGRLLGPALGDQQQGSFSSNLWKSAFHDAFTRLCPVRAGGHECGCLPVLARMIGNWSRWLTGLFGIYADDSIKYGQLADEDGDRREGAPESKSFCLLNELSDLLMLPKDMLLERSIRKEFCPSIGLPLITRILCNFTPDEFCPDPVPGILLEELNSESLLERQLSDEDLISSFPCTAAPVVYSPPSPADAAEVGDAGGKAKLDQRASMVQGYTSDEDLDDLDSPLTSIMDKTPPVSPILRDVNQKESKHANARYKLLREVWSVCM, encoded by the exons ATGGGTGCCAAAGAAAATAGAGTGGAAAGAGATTACCGTTCGAGTGATGTCGAAAAAGAAGTCAGACAGGGAAAGGAAGGAGAATCAGATTATGAGCCTGCAAGAGATTCTCTTTCATCTCAAGGGGAGGCTCAGAGTAATGAAGATAACAAGGTAAAAAGAGTTTCAAGGGTTCCCAAAAAACTTGTGAAAAAAGAATCAGCGGAAAATCGTCCTCATGCATCAAGAGTTGGTACTAATCGTCCAGAATCCAAAAATCTGCAATTTAAAATGTCAAATAATAGTCAAAGGAAACCTCAAAAACCAAATGAAGCCGCTTCAACACCTAAAATTGTCAATAATAAGAAACCAGTGAACATGAAGATCCCTTTCAGACCTTCATCAGAGTTATCTGAAGAAACTAATGGTAAGACCACTGAAGAGGTTAAAGAGATAGATATCTTGGATGAGGCTCCAAATTGTGATCAGAGTGTTGAAACAGATGAAGAAACAGTTGATGCAGAAGAAAATAATCCAGATGATGACAGAGCCAGTAcatatcaaaaaattagtgagatggAACAAAGAATTGAGAAACTCGAGGAGGAGCTCAGAGAAGTAGCTGCTCTTGAGATTTCTCTCTACTCCGTGGTACCGGAACATGGAAGTTCGGCTCATAAAGTCCACACACCTGCCCGGCGTCTTTCAAGGCTATATATTCATGCTTGCAAGCACTGGTCTCAGGACAAGAGGGCCACTGTTGCAAAAAACACAGTGTCAGGCCTTGCATTGATTGCCAAATCATGTGGTAATGATGTTCCAAG GTTGACTTTCTGGTTATCAAACACAGTTGTATTGAGAGAGATAATATCTCAAACATTTGGCAATATGTCCCTCTTAAATCCAACCATGAGATCTTTTGAGTCAAATGGTGGTGCAAAGAAAACTGAAGGGAAATTGACCCCACTAAAATGGAGGAACAATGCTGGAAACAGACTGGCAAAAGTTTTTGGTTTTATGCAGCAGATAGATGACTGGCAAGAGACAAGTACACTTACAGCTGCACTGGAAAAGATCGAATCTTGGATCTTTGCCCGAATTGTGGAATCAGTATGGTGGCAG ACATTGACTCCACACATGCAATCTCCAGTTGAAGAGATGTACACAGCTAAAGGATATGGAAGATTGTTGGGTCCCGCTCTGGGTGATCAACAGCAAGGCAGTTTTTCTAGTAACTTGTGGAAGAGTGCTTTTCATGATGCTTTTACCAGACTCTGTCCGGTTCGTGCTGGGGGGCATGAGTGTGGCTGTTTACCTGTACTGGCAAGAATG ATTGGGAATTGGTCCAGATGGTTGACAGGTCTTTTTGGTATATATGCCGATGATTCCATCAAATATGGTCAGCTTGCAGATGAGGATGGTGACAGAAGGGAAGGGGCTCCTGAATCAAAATCTTTTTGCCTACTTAATGAGTTGAGTGACCTTTTAATGCTCCCTAAGGACATGCTTCTTGAAAGGAGCATCAGAAAAGAG TTCTGTCCTTCAATTGGTCTGCCCTTAATTACACGGATACTCTGCAACTTCACACCTGATGAATTCTGTCCAGATCCAGTCCCAGGTATTCTCCTGGAGGAACTGAATTCTGAG AGCTTGTTGGAACGTCAGTTATCTGACGAGGACCTGATCAGCAGCTTCCCATGTACAGCTGCTCCTGTTGTCTATTCACCCCCTTCACCAGCTGATGCTGCAGAGGTGGGTGATGCTGGTGGGAAAGCCAAGTTGGATCAGAGGGCATCAATGGTCCAGGGATACACCAGCGATGAGGATCTGGATGATTTAGATTCCCCCCTCACATCCATCATGGACAAAACTCCTCCCGTGTCCCCAATTCTCAGAGATGTAAACCAGAAAGAAAGTAAACATGCCAATGCAAGGTACAAGCTTCTCAGAGAGGTGTGGTCTGTGTGCATGTGA
- the LOC105050237 gene encoding uncharacterized protein isoform X1, with product MGAKENRVERDYRSSDVEKEVRQGKEGESDYEPARDSLSSQGEAQSNEDNKVKRVSRVPKKLVKKESAENRPHASRVGTNRPESKNLQFKMSNNSQRKPQKPNEAASTPKIVNNKKPVNMKIPFRPSSELSEETNGKTTEEVKEIDILDEAPNCDQSVETDEETVDAEENNPDDDRASTYQKISEMEQRIEKLEEELREVAALEISLYSVVPEHGSSAHKVHTPARRLSRLYIHACKHWSQDKRATVAKNTVSGLALIAKSCGNDVPRLTFWLSNTVVLREIISQTFGNMSLLNPTMRSFESNGGAKKTEGKLTPLKWRNNAGNRLAKVFGFMQQIDDWQETSTLTAALEKIESWIFARIVESVWWQTLTPHMQSPVEEMYTAKGYGRLLGPALGDQQQGSFSSNLWKSAFHDAFTRLCPVRAGGHECGCLPVLARMVIEQCVSRLDVAMFNAILRESANEIPTDPVSDPIVDPKVLPIPAGDLSFGSGAQLKNSIGNWSRWLTGLFGIYADDSIKYGQLADEDGDRREGAPESKSFCLLNELSDLLMLPKDMLLERSIRKEFCPSIGLPLITRILCNFTPDEFCPDPVPGILLEELNSESLLERQLSDEDLISSFPCTAAPVVYSPPSPADAAEVGDAGGKAKLDQRASMVQGYTSDEDLDDLDSPLTSIMDKTPPVSPILRDVNQKESKHANARYKLLREVWSVCM from the exons ATGGGTGCCAAAGAAAATAGAGTGGAAAGAGATTACCGTTCGAGTGATGTCGAAAAAGAAGTCAGACAGGGAAAGGAAGGAGAATCAGATTATGAGCCTGCAAGAGATTCTCTTTCATCTCAAGGGGAGGCTCAGAGTAATGAAGATAACAAGGTAAAAAGAGTTTCAAGGGTTCCCAAAAAACTTGTGAAAAAAGAATCAGCGGAAAATCGTCCTCATGCATCAAGAGTTGGTACTAATCGTCCAGAATCCAAAAATCTGCAATTTAAAATGTCAAATAATAGTCAAAGGAAACCTCAAAAACCAAATGAAGCCGCTTCAACACCTAAAATTGTCAATAATAAGAAACCAGTGAACATGAAGATCCCTTTCAGACCTTCATCAGAGTTATCTGAAGAAACTAATGGTAAGACCACTGAAGAGGTTAAAGAGATAGATATCTTGGATGAGGCTCCAAATTGTGATCAGAGTGTTGAAACAGATGAAGAAACAGTTGATGCAGAAGAAAATAATCCAGATGATGACAGAGCCAGTAcatatcaaaaaattagtgagatggAACAAAGAATTGAGAAACTCGAGGAGGAGCTCAGAGAAGTAGCTGCTCTTGAGATTTCTCTCTACTCCGTGGTACCGGAACATGGAAGTTCGGCTCATAAAGTCCACACACCTGCCCGGCGTCTTTCAAGGCTATATATTCATGCTTGCAAGCACTGGTCTCAGGACAAGAGGGCCACTGTTGCAAAAAACACAGTGTCAGGCCTTGCATTGATTGCCAAATCATGTGGTAATGATGTTCCAAG GTTGACTTTCTGGTTATCAAACACAGTTGTATTGAGAGAGATAATATCTCAAACATTTGGCAATATGTCCCTCTTAAATCCAACCATGAGATCTTTTGAGTCAAATGGTGGTGCAAAGAAAACTGAAGGGAAATTGACCCCACTAAAATGGAGGAACAATGCTGGAAACAGACTGGCAAAAGTTTTTGGTTTTATGCAGCAGATAGATGACTGGCAAGAGACAAGTACACTTACAGCTGCACTGGAAAAGATCGAATCTTGGATCTTTGCCCGAATTGTGGAATCAGTATGGTGGCAG ACATTGACTCCACACATGCAATCTCCAGTTGAAGAGATGTACACAGCTAAAGGATATGGAAGATTGTTGGGTCCCGCTCTGGGTGATCAACAGCAAGGCAGTTTTTCTAGTAACTTGTGGAAGAGTGCTTTTCATGATGCTTTTACCAGACTCTGTCCGGTTCGTGCTGGGGGGCATGAGTGTGGCTGTTTACCTGTACTGGCAAGAATG GTGATCGAACAATGTGTATCCAGATTAGATGTTGCCATGTTTAATGCCATTCTGCGTGAATCAGCCAATGAAATACCAACAGATCCTGTATCAGACCCAATTGTTGATCCAAAAGTTCTGCCAATTCCAGCTGGGGATTTGAGCTTTGGATCTGGTGCACAACTCAAAAATTCT ATTGGGAATTGGTCCAGATGGTTGACAGGTCTTTTTGGTATATATGCCGATGATTCCATCAAATATGGTCAGCTTGCAGATGAGGATGGTGACAGAAGGGAAGGGGCTCCTGAATCAAAATCTTTTTGCCTACTTAATGAGTTGAGTGACCTTTTAATGCTCCCTAAGGACATGCTTCTTGAAAGGAGCATCAGAAAAGAG TTCTGTCCTTCAATTGGTCTGCCCTTAATTACACGGATACTCTGCAACTTCACACCTGATGAATTCTGTCCAGATCCAGTCCCAGGTATTCTCCTGGAGGAACTGAATTCTGAG AGCTTGTTGGAACGTCAGTTATCTGACGAGGACCTGATCAGCAGCTTCCCATGTACAGCTGCTCCTGTTGTCTATTCACCCCCTTCACCAGCTGATGCTGCAGAGGTGGGTGATGCTGGTGGGAAAGCCAAGTTGGATCAGAGGGCATCAATGGTCCAGGGATACACCAGCGATGAGGATCTGGATGATTTAGATTCCCCCCTCACATCCATCATGGACAAAACTCCTCCCGTGTCCCCAATTCTCAGAGATGTAAACCAGAAAGAAAGTAAACATGCCAATGCAAGGTACAAGCTTCTCAGAGAGGTGTGGTCTGTGTGCATGTGA